A stretch of DNA from Manihot esculenta cultivar AM560-2 chromosome 7, M.esculenta_v8, whole genome shotgun sequence:
ATCACTaatcttaaaattatatttttattatttatttttcatttgttttataaaaaatatttttttaaaaatatcttttatattttttaaagtttaacaCACTTAcaaaatttagttaataaaaaatttttttaataaaaaataaatcatttaaaaaaataattttctcctttagaaagagaaaattattttccatctgttcaaatttcattaaaacttatattcataaattaattaataaaatttatttttaaattaaattaaataataaaaaataaattatttcattaaaaaatatttttatacgttaatttttttgaatataaACTATTTTCCTTAAATATACGGaatgttaataaataaaatttaagatataaatattttttaagttttcagTATTTTTtcagtaaattataaaataactaacttttgataaattaatgaaaattaaaaaaaagctaTTATCCAAAATTAACGTGCATTTTTTTgtcattattatataaataaataataaatttggctctatcaccGGTTTAGGACAGTAAAAAAAAAACGCTACTTGAGAGACAATTCAAGGTGTCAGACTTATCCAAGCCTGTTTGTTTTTCATatgttttactttaatttttagtttttacttttatttctattatcttCAACTTTGAAGCTAATCATATTTTTTCTGGATAGGACTGCGCTTCATACAGTTCAAAGATATGCcctcatatttattttaaaatttatatggtaaaattaattgatttacTTTTTAACTGCTCCTTATAAGTTaaactcttttaaaattttaactcccATTATGTTATCGGTCGCCTTTCTCTCTCAACTCTCCTCTTTTTTGCAGATTAATGGTGGCAAAGAGGAAGCACGTTGCCACCAATCGGAGTCTCCTCCGACCACCACTCCTATGTCTATATGATGCATATGAGATTTAATAGACCACACTGGTGGCGAGACCATAGAAATACCGTCAATGACAAAGAAGACAATAGAGATAGAGACAGCAACTTTAGCCATCGCATCACGATCAGAAGACACCAGCAGAGCGGTAAGGATACGCCGATGATAGTAGCAGTAGCGAGGAGGTGCAACCTGTGTCTCCACcagaaaagaagcaaaagaaaatgATGCCAGGAATCGCTGGTAGAAAGGCCAGATTCCTACCTGAAGTGCATGAATTGAatggtaattttaattttgaaggaACCGATAAAGAAAGATATCAAGCTTTTCTCTATGCTAATATTTACCTTTACAAATGTGTTGATGATACTGCTTTGAAACAGCTGAATATAATTGATAAAGTTTATAAGTTGATTGATAATATTGGTCGGAGAAAATTTTTAGAGATTAAATTTTAGATACTAGGGGTGCTACAACTACCTAAGTTCTACTTTGTTTTCAGTATAGATGAGctgataaatttataatatttgtaATTTGAAGCCCTATATGCACATAGCATAATTTGTTTTCAGTATAGATGAGctgataaatttataatacttGTAATTTGAAGCTCTATATGCATCTagcataaaatatatatacatatatgtctgtttaattgtatatatatacatatatgccTGTTTAATTGTTGGCACATGTATGACATTGAAAAATGATGATACTTAGTCTAATAGGGTATAAATTAATAGGGTATAAATTAATCCATGGTTATGTTTGGCTTAAAATGTGGAAACGTGTATTGATAAATATTCACAAAATCATATGGATCTTGAAATATACaaataagaagaaaataaacaagCATAATTATTAATAGATGCACTAGATAAAGTCGAGATGTAATACGCTAACAGTGGCTTCAATTCCATGCATGCAAAATGTTTGATCCATTACCACAGTCGCATATTATGGCGAGGTTGCACCAGAAGAGGTTACAggttagtaattaattaaattatccaATGTTAGTTAGctgtcaattaaaatttaaagtgaaaGAAATTATTCACGAGCACAGCTGGAGCCTCTTCAGTACGCAAGGTTATTATATATTGCTTAGCTGTCCACGTATATTTTCaacattaatttattaatttttggcATGGTTTCTCACTTGGGCCATGGCACTCTATATATACTATCTTTGTACACCATACCCAGCATCCAACTAATTATTACTCTCTTCATTTGCTTTGTTTCAACTTTCAAAGTTAGCTGAAATGGCATTTGTCACTGCCAATGCTGGAGTTAAAGTTCAAATCAAGAGTCAATCAAATGATTTCTGGGATGCTATTACCAATAACCAATTTCTTCTTGATGCCATTCCTGACCTATATGAATCAATAATTTTTCCAAAACCCAGTAATCTTCAAGAGCGCAAAATCACGTATGGCTCAAGTATGTATATGGTTCAAGATAATTCTTCTAGCATGTCTTTAGAATCTATATATTACCTTATTGATTATTTATGAGAAAATTCATTATTGTTGGTGGATTTGTTTTGTAGgttctcaaaacatcaaaacctcGACTGAACGTGTCGTTGAGAACAGTGATGAGAAATTTATTTACACTGTAGTTGCTGGTGACATCCTTAC
This window harbors:
- the LOC110619827 gene encoding uncharacterized protein LOC110619827 is translated as MAFVTANAGVKVQIKSQSNDFWDAITNNQFLLDAIPDLYESIIFPKPSNLQERKITYGSSSQNIKTSTERVVENSDEKFIYTVVAGDILTKYEVSDFRATISYPADKWVKWTWTYKYLKDGKRKALDLDVEIADIVLKSLSKLDTFIQKKQH